A genomic window from Silene latifolia isolate original U9 population chromosome Y, ASM4854445v1, whole genome shotgun sequence includes:
- the LOC141632332 gene encoding secreted RxLR effector protein 161-like, whose protein sequence is MLKKFNCENSIPATTPMDSSLKLVTNTGEPFSQLKYSQVIGYLMYVMTCTIPDIALAVGKLSRYTKNPSTLHWQAINRVLRYLKATKNYGLTYVGYSSVLEGYSDASWINNVEDHSSTSGWVFLLGGGAISWASKKQTCISSSTMESEFIALAAAEKGAEWLMNLIYEIPLWPKPI, encoded by the coding sequence ATGTTGAAGAAATTCAATTGTGAAAATAGTATTCCAGCAACAACTCCCATGGATTCTAGCTTGAAACTTGTAACTAATACGGGTGAGCCTTTTTCACAACTCAAATACTCTCAAGTGATTGGATATCTAATGTATGTCATGACTTGCACTATACCAGATATAGCCCTTGCGGTAGGCAAGCTAAGTCGATACACGAAGAATCCTAGTACTCTTCACTGGCAAGCAATTAATCGTGTATTGAGGTATCTTAAAGCTACCAAGAATTATGGACTAACATATGTGGGTTATTCTTCGGTACTAGAAGGTTATTCAGATGCTAGTTGGATAAACAATGTTGAAGATCACTCTTCAACGAGTGGTTGGGTATTTTTGCTTGGAGGAGGTGCTATTTCTTGGGCATCAAAGAAGCAAACATGCATTTCTAGCTCAACCATGGAATCGGAATTTATTGCCTTGGCAGCAGCGGAAAAGGGGGCGGAATGGCTAATGAATTTGATTTACGAAATTCCATTATGGCCAAAACCAATATAA
- the LOC141626405 gene encoding uncharacterized protein LOC141626405 — protein sequence MHSIIQEIEVGLKPIFVKVCSIKFHSSRSYAFSAEKMGWFLCSGSGKSNEKIKKKCSKNGRIQCQIKLSTSDKFKVSGRLCEQKEEGLKDGKLDKFFVKPFTFQELAAVTRNFRADHLLDEGGFGRVYKGRLESACQMTNGKKMTMKVNKLEKFEGVDFRRWQKKMHFLLTTLKVVYVLSTPYHEVDENSTVEELRKRSKWDNDDYICRGHILNG from the exons ATGCATTCCATAATCCAAGAAATCGAAGTAGGATTAAAACCCATTTTCGTAAAAGTTTGTTCAATAAAGTTCCATTCAAGTCGATCATATGCTTTCTCTGCAGAGAAAATGGGTTGGTTTCTCTGCAGTGGGTCTGGAAAATCAAATGAAAAGATCAAGAAAAAGTGCAGTAAAAATGGCAGAATACAATGCCAGATCAAATTATCAACTTCAG ATAAGTTTAAGGTGAGCGGTCGACTATGTGAGCAAAAAGAAGAGGGTCTCAAGGATGGGAAACTAGATAAATTTTTTGTCAAGCCATTTACATTTCAAGAATTAGCAGCTGTAACTAGGAACTTTCGAGCGGATCATTTGCTAGATGAGGGAGGCTTCGGCCGTGTCTATAAAGGTCGATTGGAAAGTGCATGCCAG ATGACGAATGGAAAGAAGATGACAATGAAAGTTAACAAATTGGAAAAGTTTGAAGGTGTTGATTTTAGAAGATGGCAGAAGAAGATGCACTTCTTATTGACGACTCTGAAAGTGGTATATGTTTTAAGTACTCCCTACCATGAAGTGGATGAAAACAGTACTGTGGAAGAGTTAAGGAAGAGGAGCAAATGGGATAATGATGATTATATTTGCAGAGGACACATTCTTAATG GATGA